The following proteins are co-located in the Sulfurospirillum deleyianum DSM 6946 genome:
- a CDS encoding MutS-related protein, translating to MLENIAKLLNSKEKLLTEIYFDLQRFFEEKYGKNTIVFMEIGSFFETYEVNNETHQIGKAKEVSELLNIQLTRKNKAILENSLQNPLLAGIPAVSLDRYLARLVQTKKYTIVLVRQKGEPPHVKRYIANIISPGTNFDYVMESSENYLVSLLIDCNHQIYSIGYAAIDVSTGKTIINEVHGTREDKTYALDEIFNLLQTYKTSEIVLTYNSESIDKEWVQSYLEITQNTPHSHNKERHKVAYQNELFGRIYAIRSLLSPIEYLDIERYPYASESLAILCDFIIEHDANIIEKMSRPILLGNNRYLYMGNNALEQLDIISRNPMEMTLLNLIDQSSTAMGKRLLKERLLNPICDLKTLNERFDLSSKLMEDYKKFDIALKQVYDLERILRRIALKKLHPLELAYLSTSLEAILGILKEAELKKMNLPKSLLDETEALFSMLQSTFVLDVCAKFRKDQINENLFLTGVYPHIDKIEQNKNERFSALEHIVSHMEALFEESNRSMISIEWLESEGHYILMSKNRFALIEEKLMQSFLTIGDKHYFFKDFTFRHLKNSVKISASLIEEISHDITLNNLQMIALVKERYDEMLEKIETHFSLTLEHLISFVGTLDVALSNAKCAVHFNYTRPELLPMDEKERFLEAIGLRHPLIESREENGIYIPNDLFLGQCPKEMPHNHITLEASSINTVQGMLLYGINSSGKSSLMKSLGMAIIMAQSGFFVPCASLRFHLFDKIFTRIMSADNLYKGLSTFTVEMLELKNIFNRATPYSLVLGDEISHGTETESALAIVASSIKKLHARGALFVFATHLHQLIQLPLITELKEVIALHLGVSYDEEQDKLLYNRKLDIGSGSSLYGLEFAKSLHMDSEFIKMAYEIRRNLAGELGEMELLKQKKRSKYNKNLYLAKCALCDAYVEEVHHIHAQEMADKHGNIEHFHQNHRYNLIPLCAKHHKMVHEGKIVISGFVMSSEGLKLHYEEK from the coding sequence ATGCTCGAAAATATCGCTAAATTGCTAAACTCTAAAGAGAAACTTCTCACCGAAATCTATTTTGATTTGCAACGCTTTTTTGAAGAGAAGTATGGTAAAAATACCATTGTTTTTATGGAGATTGGCTCTTTTTTTGAAACCTACGAAGTGAACAATGAAACCCACCAAATCGGTAAAGCCAAAGAGGTTTCAGAACTCTTGAACATTCAACTCACACGCAAAAATAAAGCCATTTTAGAAAACTCCTTGCAAAATCCTCTGCTTGCGGGTATTCCAGCCGTCTCTTTAGATCGCTACCTTGCTCGTTTAGTACAAACCAAAAAATACACCATCGTTCTAGTGCGCCAAAAAGGTGAGCCACCGCATGTCAAGCGTTACATCGCCAATATCATTAGCCCCGGAACCAATTTTGATTATGTCATGGAATCGAGTGAGAACTATTTGGTCTCCTTGCTCATTGACTGCAATCATCAAATTTACTCCATTGGCTACGCAGCGATTGATGTCAGCACGGGTAAGACCATTATTAACGAAGTGCATGGCACCAGAGAAGATAAAACCTACGCCTTAGATGAGATTTTCAACCTTCTGCAAACCTATAAAACCAGCGAAATTGTCCTTACCTATAACAGTGAAAGCATCGATAAAGAGTGGGTGCAAAGCTACCTTGAAATCACTCAAAACACACCGCACAGTCATAACAAAGAGCGTCATAAAGTCGCCTATCAAAATGAGCTTTTTGGACGTATTTACGCCATCCGTTCCCTCCTTTCACCCATTGAGTATTTGGACATTGAACGCTACCCCTATGCCAGTGAATCGCTGGCGATTTTATGCGATTTTATCATTGAACACGATGCCAATATCATTGAGAAAATGAGCCGACCTATCCTTCTTGGCAATAATCGCTACCTCTACATGGGCAATAACGCCCTTGAACAGCTAGACATCATCTCACGCAATCCTATGGAGATGACGCTTTTAAATCTCATCGACCAAAGCTCAACGGCGATGGGCAAACGGCTCTTAAAAGAGCGTCTGCTTAATCCCATCTGCGATTTAAAAACCCTCAACGAACGCTTTGATTTGAGCTCAAAACTAATGGAGGATTATAAAAAATTTGACATCGCTCTTAAACAGGTTTATGATTTGGAGCGCATTTTACGACGCATTGCCCTTAAGAAACTGCACCCTTTAGAATTGGCGTATTTAAGCACCTCTTTAGAGGCTATTTTAGGGATTTTAAAAGAAGCAGAGCTTAAAAAAATGAACCTTCCCAAAAGCCTTTTGGATGAAACCGAAGCGCTTTTTTCCATGCTTCAAAGCACGTTTGTCCTTGATGTGTGCGCTAAGTTTCGCAAAGACCAAATCAATGAAAACCTGTTTCTGACAGGCGTTTATCCGCACATTGATAAAATTGAGCAAAACAAAAATGAACGCTTTAGTGCCTTAGAGCATATTGTCTCGCATATGGAAGCGCTTTTTGAGGAGAGTAATCGCTCGATGATTAGCATTGAGTGGCTTGAGAGCGAGGGGCATTATATTTTGATGAGTAAAAATCGTTTTGCCCTCATTGAAGAGAAACTGATGCAAAGTTTTCTCACCATCGGCGATAAACACTACTTTTTCAAAGATTTTACCTTTAGGCATCTCAAAAACAGTGTCAAAATCTCCGCCTCGTTGATTGAAGAGATATCCCACGACATCACCCTAAATAATCTTCAAATGATAGCTCTAGTCAAAGAGCGTTACGATGAGATGTTAGAGAAAATTGAGACCCATTTTTCACTCACCTTAGAGCATCTCATCTCCTTTGTGGGAACGCTGGATGTCGCCCTGAGCAATGCCAAATGTGCGGTGCATTTTAACTACACTCGCCCTGAGCTTTTGCCCATGGATGAGAAAGAGCGTTTTTTAGAAGCCATTGGGCTTCGTCACCCACTCATTGAATCCCGTGAGGAAAATGGCATCTACATTCCCAACGACCTCTTTTTAGGTCAATGTCCTAAAGAGATGCCACACAATCACATTACCCTTGAAGCCTCCTCCATCAACACCGTGCAAGGCATGTTGCTCTATGGCATTAACTCTAGCGGTAAATCTTCGTTGATGAAAAGCCTTGGCATGGCGATTATCATGGCGCAATCTGGCTTTTTTGTCCCCTGCGCAAGCCTTCGTTTTCATCTGTTCGATAAAATTTTTACCCGCATTATGAGTGCGGACAACCTCTACAAAGGGCTTTCGACTTTTACTGTTGAGATGTTAGAACTTAAAAATATTTTCAATCGAGCCACGCCCTATTCCCTCGTTTTAGGCGATGAAATCAGCCATGGAACAGAGACCGAATCAGCCCTAGCCATTGTGGCAAGTAGCATTAAAAAACTCCACGCTAGGGGTGCTTTATTTGTCTTTGCGACCCATTTGCACCAGCTCATCCAGCTACCGCTCATTACCGAACTTAAAGAGGTCATTGCGCTTCATTTAGGCGTGAGTTACGATGAAGAACAGGACAAACTGCTCTATAACCGAAAACTCGACATTGGCAGTGGAAGTTCCCTGTATGGGTTGGAATTTGCCAAATCCTTACATATGGACAGTGAGTTTATTAAAATGGCGTATGAAATTCGACGCAACCTTGCGGGTGAATTGGGCGAGATGGAGCTTTTAAAACAGAAAAAACGTAGCAAATACAATAAAAATCTCTACCTCGCCAAATGCGCTTTATGCGATGCGTACGTCGAAGAGGTGCATCACATTCATGCGCAAGAGATGGCTGATAAACATGGCAACATTGAGCATTTTCACCAAAACCACCGTTACAACCTCATTCCACTCTGTGCAAAACACCATAAGATGGTGCATGAGGGGAAAATTGTCATTAGTGGATTTGTGATGAGCAGTGAGGGATTAAAACTGCATTATGAAGAAAAGTAA
- a CDS encoding DUF2721 domain-containing protein, protein MEIEISTPALLFPAVSLLLLAYTNRFLAVAQLIRMLHRQSNERENCEEYQQIANLKHRLELTKWMQFFGVLSLLLCTLSMTELFMGYLEIGKKIFGLSLIAMCLSLLISLWELMISTKALNMELSDMHNKCKTGKK, encoded by the coding sequence ATGGAAATTGAAATTTCAACACCCGCACTTTTGTTTCCTGCGGTTTCACTGCTTTTGCTCGCATACACCAATCGTTTTTTAGCCGTAGCGCAACTCATTCGTATGTTGCACCGCCAATCCAATGAGCGTGAAAATTGTGAAGAGTATCAACAAATTGCCAATCTCAAACACCGTTTGGAACTCACCAAATGGATGCAATTTTTTGGAGTGCTCTCGTTGTTACTCTGTACGCTTTCGATGACAGAGCTTTTTATGGGGTATTTAGAGATAGGTAAAAAGATTTTTGGCTTAAGTTTGATTGCGATGTGTCTTTCATTGCTGATCTCTCTTTGGGAGTTGATGATTTCAACCAAAGCCCTTAATATGGAACTGAGCGACATGCATAATAAATGTAAAACAGGAAAAAAATGA
- a CDS encoding CvfB family protein, whose translation MNQYLLVGEKNRLKISRYTDNGVYLICEDKDEVLLPNAYVSYAMKEGDEIDAFVYFDSEDRIVASTVFPKAMLDEFGCFEVVDVTPFGAFVDWGLPKDLLVPKALQKFPFHVGMKVVVRVCLDDETGRIIGSQKYNDLLSKDLKALKLHQEVKLLVRERTPLGFKVIVNNLYDGMIFHSEIFEAIEVGDEKKGFIKTLRNDGKLDISLQPIGDKNEEYATQKVLEFLHVKGGVSELHYKSEPEEVQAQLGLSRKAFKRALTRLVEMKKIAVSEEGMKLI comes from the coding sequence ATGAATCAGTACTTACTTGTAGGTGAGAAAAATCGCCTGAAAATTAGCCGTTACACCGATAATGGTGTTTATTTGATTTGTGAAGATAAGGATGAGGTTTTACTCCCCAATGCTTATGTGAGTTATGCGATGAAAGAGGGCGATGAAATCGACGCATTTGTCTATTTTGACTCGGAAGATCGTATTGTGGCAAGTACAGTGTTTCCTAAAGCGATGCTCGATGAATTTGGCTGTTTTGAGGTGGTCGATGTCACTCCTTTTGGAGCCTTTGTGGATTGGGGTTTGCCCAAAGATTTACTCGTTCCAAAAGCGCTTCAGAAGTTTCCTTTTCATGTGGGAATGAAGGTGGTGGTGCGTGTCTGTTTGGATGATGAGACAGGACGGATTATTGGTTCACAAAAGTACAACGACCTCTTAAGCAAAGACTTAAAAGCGCTTAAACTCCATCAAGAGGTGAAACTTTTGGTGCGTGAGCGAACGCCTCTGGGCTTTAAAGTGATTGTGAACAATCTCTACGATGGCATGATTTTTCACAGTGAAATTTTTGAAGCGATTGAGGTGGGTGATGAGAAGAAAGGGTTTATTAAAACTTTGCGCAACGATGGCAAACTGGACATTTCTCTTCAGCCCATTGGCGATAAAAATGAGGAATACGCCACTCAAAAAGTTTTAGAGTTTTTACATGTAAAAGGTGGCGTAAGTGAGCTTCATTATAAGAGTGAGCCTGAGGAAGTTCAAGCGCAGTTGGGGCTCAGTCGTAAAGCGTTTAAGAGAGCTTTAACACGTTTGGTGGAGATGAAGAAAATTGCAGTGAGCGAAGAGGGTATGAAGCTTATATGA
- a CDS encoding NAD(P)/FAD-dependent oxidoreductase yields the protein MKRVGIVGAGASGLVCAIEAARKGHAVFVFEKNSKVGRKILATGNGKCNISNQNITLEAYHGEAISGMKEVLKRFDTFTCKAFFAKLGLEFREGEEGKLYPMSHQASSVVDLLLHEARSLGVHFFLENEVVAIEKKEGQFALHVKEQTHLCDACVIATGSLAMPNLGSSGSGYDFAKAFGHQVIEPFPSLVQCVCEEAHVALASGVKMEGVVELFVENQKVQRATGDLLFTAYGLSGSAILEISRKVSLASVRGEKVHVVLDLMPTLSKEALQSLLQKRVATAQGKSLSLWLEGMIPKKLALLIIHHEKLLHVKEASELSAKELKKLVFALKALRLSVTKTKGFESAEVCAGGVELREIETKSLQSRRVENLYFCGEVLDVDGNCGGFNLHFAWASGFCVGQSL from the coding sequence ATGAAGCGTGTTGGGATTGTAGGTGCGGGTGCTTCTGGGTTGGTGTGCGCCATAGAAGCGGCTCGAAAAGGGCATGCGGTTTTTGTCTTTGAGAAAAACAGTAAAGTCGGGCGAAAAATTTTAGCCACGGGCAATGGCAAGTGCAATATCTCCAATCAAAATATCACGCTTGAAGCTTATCATGGCGAGGCAATTTCTGGTATGAAAGAGGTTTTAAAGCGCTTTGACACCTTTACATGTAAAGCTTTTTTTGCAAAATTAGGCTTAGAATTTCGTGAGGGCGAAGAGGGAAAATTGTACCCGATGAGCCATCAAGCCTCCAGTGTGGTCGATCTGCTTTTGCATGAGGCACGAAGCTTAGGCGTGCATTTTTTCTTAGAGAATGAGGTGGTGGCGATTGAGAAAAAAGAGGGGCAATTTGCTTTACATGTAAAGGAGCAAACCCATTTGTGCGATGCTTGCGTCATTGCCACAGGAAGCCTTGCCATGCCCAATCTTGGAAGTTCTGGAAGCGGGTATGATTTTGCCAAAGCCTTTGGGCATCAGGTGATTGAGCCTTTTCCTTCTTTGGTGCAGTGCGTCTGCGAAGAGGCGCATGTGGCACTCGCCAGTGGTGTGAAGATGGAAGGTGTGGTAGAGCTTTTTGTGGAAAATCAAAAGGTGCAACGTGCCACGGGTGATCTTTTGTTTACCGCTTATGGACTCTCAGGTTCAGCTATTTTAGAAATCAGCCGAAAAGTCTCGCTGGCGAGTGTGCGAGGTGAAAAAGTACATGTCGTGCTTGATCTGATGCCAACACTCAGCAAAGAGGCATTGCAGAGTCTGCTTCAAAAAAGAGTTGCCACAGCCCAAGGCAAATCGCTCTCTTTGTGGCTTGAGGGGATGATTCCTAAGAAATTAGCCTTGTTGATTATTCATCATGAAAAACTTTTACATGTAAAAGAGGCGTCAGAGCTGAGTGCTAAAGAGCTTAAAAAGCTTGTATTTGCGCTCAAAGCTTTGCGCTTATCTGTTACTAAGACCAAAGGTTTTGAGAGTGCTGAGGTATGTGCGGGAGGGGTTGAACTTCGAGAAATTGAGACGAAAAGTTTACAGTCTCGCCGTGTGGAAAATCTCTATTTTTGTGGGGAAGTATTGGATGTGGATGGAAATTGTGGAGGGTTTAACCTCCACTTTGCATGGGCTTCAGGCTTTTGTGTGGGGCAAAGCCTCTAG
- the hemJ gene encoding protoporphyrinogen oxidase HemJ yields MEYYSWILSFHVMSFMSWMAMLFYLPRLFVYHVEHAHKSEFVEVVKIQEYKIYKYIGLPAFWATLLSGAAMLIVNPVLFETGTWLHAKITMVVLLSAYSFSLEYFRVKLEKGECERSGKFFRAYNEVPTLLSLLIVGYVVLKTFSLLFTSISIGIFAFIIYMIMQQKEKIG; encoded by the coding sequence ATGGAATATTACAGTTGGATACTAAGCTTTCACGTGATGTCGTTTATGTCATGGATGGCGATGCTTTTTTATCTCCCACGGCTTTTTGTTTACCATGTGGAACATGCTCATAAAAGCGAATTTGTAGAAGTAGTCAAAATTCAAGAGTACAAAATTTATAAATACATTGGTTTACCTGCTTTTTGGGCAACACTGCTCAGTGGTGCTGCCATGCTCATTGTCAATCCTGTCTTATTTGAAACAGGCACATGGTTACATGCGAAGATTACTATGGTTGTTCTTCTAAGCGCTTACTCTTTTTCACTGGAATATTTTCGTGTTAAACTTGAAAAAGGGGAATGCGAACGCAGTGGTAAATTTTTTAGAGCGTACAATGAAGTACCAACACTACTCTCACTTTTAATTGTTGGCTATGTGGTGCTGAAAACCTTTTCCTTGCTTTTTACGTCTATCTCCATTGGCATTTTTGCGTTTATTATTTATATGATTATGCAACAAAAAGAGAAGATAGGCTAA
- the amrS gene encoding AmmeMemoRadiSam system radical SAM enzyme → MSSHAWLSHSLNDGRVACDACHHHCKLHEGEYGICGVRKVEEGKLRLLVYAKAAAAHIDPVEKKPMFHFLPNSHVFSFGTVGCNFSCQFCQNYDISQYPKTKEHRIFGETLTPEMIVALALKQGCQSIAYTYNEPAVFFEYTYDTAKLAHEAGLKNIYVTSGYETHEAIDAIAPFLDGMNIDIKAFSQSFYKEVCGASLKPVLDTLTYAHQKGIWIETTTLIIPTLNDSDDMLREIAHFQANLDPAMPWHISAFHPTYKMLHLPPTPHATLTRAYAIGKEAGLKYVYVGNVEDSAHESTYCPHCHTKVIQRKGHLGEKVSNTLTQNGACPHCGYSIEGIWEKR, encoded by the coding sequence ATGTCTTCACATGCATGGTTAAGCCATTCTCTAAACGATGGAAGAGTAGCGTGTGATGCCTGTCATCATCATTGCAAACTGCATGAGGGAGAGTATGGCATCTGTGGCGTGCGCAAGGTTGAAGAGGGAAAATTGCGCCTTTTAGTTTATGCAAAAGCGGCTGCCGCACACATCGACCCCGTTGAAAAAAAACCTATGTTTCACTTTCTCCCAAACTCCCACGTCTTCTCTTTTGGAACCGTTGGATGTAATTTTTCCTGTCAATTTTGCCAAAATTATGATATTTCTCAATACCCAAAAACCAAAGAACACCGCATTTTTGGAGAAACGCTCACGCCAGAGATGATTGTCGCTTTAGCGCTAAAGCAAGGATGCCAAAGCATTGCTTACACGTACAACGAACCTGCCGTCTTTTTTGAGTACACCTACGATACCGCAAAACTCGCCCATGAAGCAGGGCTTAAAAATATCTATGTGACCAGCGGATATGAAACCCATGAGGCCATTGATGCCATCGCACCTTTTTTAGATGGCATGAATATTGATATCAAGGCTTTTTCACAATCCTTTTACAAAGAGGTATGTGGCGCTTCTTTAAAACCCGTCCTTGATACCCTCACCTATGCTCACCAAAAGGGCATTTGGATAGAAACCACCACACTCATTATCCCCACCCTCAATGACAGCGATGATATGCTTCGAGAAATCGCACATTTTCAAGCAAACCTTGATCCTGCGATGCCGTGGCATATCAGTGCATTTCACCCTACCTATAAAATGCTCCATCTTCCACCCACACCCCATGCGACGCTTACACGTGCCTATGCCATCGGCAAAGAAGCGGGACTAAAATATGTCTATGTAGGCAACGTGGAAGATTCCGCACACGAGTCTACCTACTGTCCACACTGTCACACAAAAGTCATTCAACGTAAAGGACATCTAGGAGAAAAGGTGAGCAATACATTAACCCAAAATGGAGCCTGTCCGCATTGTGGCTATAGTATAGAAGGGATTTGGGAGAAGAGATAA
- a CDS encoding host attachment protein, whose amino-acid sequence MSSKLVVVVDLQHFKLFRINVDPLGRESLECLLSSDSLDIHQKPSEKLSDQQGHCKTAWGIQGGGENHAMEMEEERKRFKELSETISKALLEYPHEAWYFAAPKAMYHTILENLDLALTKNLASHVLLDLTKTPTDEILEHFKQ is encoded by the coding sequence ATGTCATCTAAACTTGTTGTGGTGGTTGATTTACAACACTTTAAACTTTTTCGTATCAACGTAGACCCTTTAGGTAGAGAGTCCCTTGAATGTCTCCTTAGTAGTGACTCTTTAGATATTCATCAAAAACCAAGCGAAAAGCTCTCCGATCAACAAGGTCATTGTAAAACAGCGTGGGGAATTCAAGGTGGCGGAGAAAATCATGCCATGGAAATGGAAGAGGAGCGAAAACGCTTTAAAGAGCTTAGCGAAACCATCTCTAAAGCACTGCTTGAATATCCTCATGAAGCATGGTATTTTGCTGCGCCCAAAGCTATGTATCATACGATTCTTGAAAACTTGGATTTGGCATTGACTAAAAATCTCGCATCCCATGTTTTGCTTGATTTAACCAAAACACCTACTGATGAGATTTTAGAGCATTTTAAACAGTAG
- a CDS encoding methyl-accepting chemotaxis protein: MNSLAKKLSAIQLCIIFLSMALFIVYISSYLSHYITKETEGKVNARLLALQKTTQIYNGSLEESSLKLFAVFKSHFKHFHLDTTQTTLVKEIETPILFSESVALNNNFEALDAYTKLTGAIATVFVKKGDDFIRVTTSLRNEKNERALGTFLGKASPAYAPIMSQKQYVGNARLFGKDYVTVYEPIVEKGTVIGILFIGYEFTQGLKTLEKEMHEMKIGEHGYFYALNTKSQSYDVHPTLDSQKVTSALDKKILEQKNGLLHVMEEDKEVIVNFHTFDKWNWVLVAKAYNADFQEANDALRNRLVLVASLMTLLMLVVIWVAIHKIITQPLTNLIEKARELSSGDGDLTRKLMIVGKDEIAQASEQINHFIEKVRILIVDAKSISTENSSISHELSSTSIGVGKAVETSLSIVTNATEQGDKLKTDMHASMNEAQKSKEGLVEANRYLHEANTTILTLTSEIQQSAALEVELASKIQQLSSDAEQVKSVLTVISEIADQTNLLALNAAIEAARAGEHGRGFAVVADEVRKLAERTQSSLAQINATINVIVQSIVDSSEQMSQNSKRVESLAHTASGVESKINDMFKIMDKATQDSDLTIENYLKTAKDIEMMIQDVSKVNELSRQNARSVEEIAGAAEHLSRMTENLNLKLFEFRT, encoded by the coding sequence ATGAATTCTTTGGCAAAAAAATTATCTGCCATACAGTTATGTATTATCTTTCTATCCATGGCGCTTTTCATCGTCTATATTAGTAGCTACTTGAGCCATTACATTACCAAAGAGACTGAGGGCAAGGTCAATGCCCGTCTATTAGCACTGCAAAAAACAACACAGATTTACAATGGTTCGCTTGAAGAATCCAGTCTAAAACTTTTCGCTGTTTTTAAATCTCATTTTAAACATTTTCACCTCGACACCACCCAAACCACTCTAGTCAAAGAGATTGAGACACCCATTCTTTTCTCGGAGAGTGTGGCATTAAACAACAACTTTGAAGCACTCGATGCTTATACCAAACTCACCGGCGCCATTGCCACTGTGTTTGTTAAAAAAGGGGATGATTTTATTCGTGTTACCACCTCCTTACGCAATGAAAAAAATGAACGAGCACTAGGAACATTCTTGGGCAAAGCAAGTCCTGCGTATGCGCCTATTATGAGCCAAAAACAGTACGTGGGCAATGCGCGTTTGTTTGGTAAAGATTATGTCACCGTTTATGAACCCATTGTGGAAAAAGGCACTGTCATTGGTATTTTATTTATCGGGTATGAGTTTACGCAGGGTTTAAAAACACTTGAAAAAGAGATGCACGAGATGAAAATTGGTGAGCATGGCTATTTTTACGCCTTAAATACCAAAAGCCAAAGTTACGATGTTCACCCAACCCTTGATAGCCAAAAAGTCACCTCCGCACTCGATAAAAAAATCTTAGAGCAAAAAAACGGCTTACTTCATGTCATGGAAGAGGACAAAGAGGTCATTGTCAATTTTCATACCTTTGATAAATGGAATTGGGTTTTAGTCGCTAAAGCGTACAACGCTGATTTTCAAGAAGCAAACGATGCCCTTCGTAACCGACTCGTTTTAGTTGCTTCGCTCATGACGCTTCTTATGCTCGTTGTCATTTGGGTTGCCATTCATAAAATTATCACCCAACCGCTCACAAACCTCATTGAAAAAGCACGTGAACTCTCGAGTGGAGATGGTGATCTTACTCGAAAATTGATGATTGTAGGCAAAGATGAAATCGCACAAGCGAGTGAACAAATCAATCATTTTATTGAAAAAGTACGCATTTTAATTGTCGATGCCAAATCTATTTCAACCGAAAACTCTTCTATTTCTCATGAGCTATCAAGCACCTCAATCGGTGTGGGAAAAGCCGTTGAAACCTCACTGAGTATTGTCACCAATGCCACGGAGCAAGGGGATAAACTTAAAACAGATATGCACGCAAGCATGAATGAAGCTCAAAAGAGCAAAGAAGGGTTAGTAGAAGCCAATCGCTATTTGCATGAAGCCAATACAACCATTTTAACCCTAACCAGTGAAATTCAACAAAGTGCGGCACTTGAAGTTGAATTAGCCTCGAAAATTCAACAACTCTCCAGTGATGCAGAACAGGTTAAAAGTGTGCTAACCGTCATCAGCGAAATTGCCGATCAGACCAACCTCTTAGCCCTCAATGCCGCCATTGAAGCTGCACGTGCGGGTGAACACGGACGAGGTTTTGCCGTCGTTGCGGATGAAGTACGAAAACTCGCAGAACGCACCCAAAGCAGTTTAGCGCAAATCAATGCCACCATTAATGTCATTGTCCAATCTATCGTGGATAGCTCAGAACAGATGAGCCAAAATTCTAAACGTGTCGAATCCCTAGCCCATACTGCCAGTGGGGTTGAATCTAAAATCAATGATATGTTTAAAATCATGGATAAAGCTACCCAAGATTCTGATTTGACGATTGAAAATTATCTTAAAACGGCTAAAGATATTGAAATGATGATTCAAGATGTATCTAAAGTCAATGAACTCTCCCGCCAAAATGCTCGCAGTGTAGAAGAAATCGCAGGAGCGGCAGAGCACTTAAGCCGTATGACGGAAAACCTCAACCTCAAACTCTTCGAATTTAGAACCTAA